From Anopheles darlingi chromosome 2, idAnoDarlMG_H_01, whole genome shotgun sequence, the proteins below share one genomic window:
- the LOC125948061 gene encoding myosin heavy chain, muscle isoform X14, which produces MPKPVVQVGEDPDPTPFLFISLEQKRIDQSKPYDAKKACWVPDEKEGYLLGEIKATKGDLVTVGLPGGETKDYKKDLVSQVNPPKYEKCEDMSNLTYLNDASVLHNLRQRYYAKLIYTYSGLFCVVINPYKRYPLYTNRCAKMYRGKRRNEVPPHLFAVSDGAYVNMLTNHENQSMLITGESGAGKTENTKKVIAYFATIGASGKKDENAEKKGSLEDQVVQTNPVLEAFGNAKTVRNDNSSRFGKFIRIHFTGSGKLAGADIETYLLEKARVISQQSLERSYHIFYQLMSGSVKGLKEICLLSNNINDYNIVSQGKTTIPSVDDGEEMQITDEAFNVLGFTQEEKDNIYKITSAVMHMGRMQFKQKGREEQAEADGTEDGDRVAKLLGVVTDDLYKNLLKPRIKVGNEFVTKGQNKDQVTNSVGALCKGIFDRVFKWLVKKCNETLDTKQKRAQFIGVLDIAGFEIFDYNGFEQLCINFTNEKLQQFFNHHMFVLEQEEYKKEGINWAFIDFGMDLLACIELIEKPMGILSILEEESMFPKATDQTFAEKLMTNHLGKSAPFQKPRPPKPGCQAGHFAIGHYAGCVSYNITGWLEKNKDPLNDTVVDQFKKGTNALVVEIFADHPGQSADPAASKGGRGKKGAGFATVSSSYKEQLNNLMTTLKSTQPHFVRCIIPNEMKTAGVVDAHLVMHQLTCNGVLEGIRICRKGFPNRMMYPDFKLRYKILCPHLIKEPCSPEKVAQIVLAHIQLPEEQFRMGKTKVFFRAGVLGQMEEFRDERLSKIMSWMQAWCRGYLSRKEFKKMQEQRVSLEIVQRNLRKYLKLRTWAWWKLWQKVKPLLNVSRVEDQIAKLEEKATKAQEAFEKEEKMRKELEALNSKLLAEKTALLDSLSGEKGALQEYQEKAAKLTAQKNDLENQLRDTQERLAQEEDARNQLFQTKKKLEQEIGGQKKDAEDLELQIQKIEQDKASKDHQIRNLNDEIAHQDELINKLNKEKKMQGEVNQKTAEELQAAEDKVNHLNKVKAKLEQTLDELEDSLEREKKLRGDVEKAKRKVEGDLKLTQEAVADLERNKKELEQTVLRKDKEISALSAKLEDEQSLVGKLQKQIKELQARIEELEEEVEAERQARAKAEKQRADLARELEELGERLEEAGGATSAQIELNKKREAELAKLRRDLEEANIQHEGTLANLRKKHNDAVAEMAEQVDQLNKLKTKAEKERTQYFAELNDARIGCDQLSNEKAAQEKIAKQLQHTLNEVQSKLDETNRTLNDFDASKKKLSIENSDLLRQLEDAESQVSQLSKIKISLTQQLEDTKRLADEEARERATLLGKFRNLEHDLDNLREQVEEEAEGKGDIQRQLSKANAEAQLWRSKYESEGVARAEELEEAKRKLQARLAEAEETIESLNQKCIALEKTKQRLATEVEDLQLEVDRASSIANAAEKKQKAFDKIIGEWKLKVDDLAAELDASQKECRNYSTELFRLKGAYEEGQEQLEAVRRENKNLADEVKDLLDQIGEGGRNIHEIEKSRKRLEAEKDELQAALEEAEAALEQEENKVLRAQLELSQVRQEIDRRIQEKEEEFENTRKNHQRALDSMQASLEAEAKGKAEALRMKKKLEADINELEIALDHANKANAEAQKNIKRYQQQLKDVQSALEEEQRARDDAREQLGISERRANALQNELEESRTLLEQADRGRRQAEQELSDAHEQLNEVSAQNASIAAAKRKLESELQTLHSDLDELLNEAKNSEEKAKKAMVDAARLADELRAEQDHAQTQEKLRKALEQQIKELQVRLDEAESNALKGGKKAIQKLEQRVRELESELDSEQRRHADAQKNLRKSERRIKELTFQSEEDRKNHERMQDLVDKLQQKIKTYKRQIEEAEEIAALNLAKFRKAQQELEEAEERADIAEQAATKFRTKGGRAGSVQRGASPAPQRQPSAIPALAGLNFPTFDDHGF; this is translated from the exons ATGCCGAAGCCAGTAGTTCAGGTCGGAGAGGATCCGGACCCAACCCCGttccttttcatttcgctcGAACAGAAGCGTATCGATCAGAGCAAGCCGTACGATGCCAAGAAGGCTTGCTGGGTTCCGGACGAGAAGGAGGGCTACCTGTTGGGTGAAATCAAGGCCACCAAGGGTGACTTGGTTACCGTTGGCCTGCCTGGTGGCGAG ACCAAGGACTACAAGAAGGACTTGGTGTCCCAGGTCAACCCACCGAAATACGAGAAATGCGAGGATATGTCCAACTTGACGTATCTTAACGATGCCTCTGTGCTCCATAACTTGAGACAGAGATACTACGCTAAGCTTATCTAC ACCTACTCGGGCTTGTTCTGCGTTGTCATCAACCCGTACAAGCGTTACCCGCTGTATACCAACCGTTGCGCCAAGATGTACCGTGGCAAGCGCCGTAATGAAGTGCCGCCCCATCTGTTCGCCGTGTCTGACGGTGCCTACGTCAACATGTTGACCAACCATGAGAACCAGTCTATGCTGATTACCGGTGAATCTGGTGCCGGAAAGACTGAGAACACCAAGAAGGTCATTGCGTACTTCGCCACCATTGGCGCGTCGGGCAAGAAGGACGAGAACGCTGAGAAGAAGGGCTCCCTGGAAGATCAGGTCGTCCAGACTAACCCCGTACTTGAGGCCTTCGGTAACGCCAAGACCGTCCGTAACGATAACTCGTCTCGTTTC GGTAAGTTCATCCGTATCCACTTCACCGGAAGCGGTAAGCTGGCTGGTGCCGATATTGAGACCTACCTGCTGGAGAAGGCTCGTGTCATCTCGCAGCAGTCGCTGGAGCGCTCGTACCACATCTTCTACCAGCTCATGTCTGGCTCCGTCAAGGGATTGAAAG AAATTTGTCTGCTCTCCAACAACATCAATGACTACAATATCGTCTCGCAAGGCAAAACGACAATCCCGAGTGTAGATGATGGAGAAGAAATGCAGATCACCGAT GAAGCCTTCAACGTTCTGGGTTTCActcaggaggagaaggacaacATCTACAAGATCACTTCCGCTGTCATGCACATGGGTCGCATGCAGTTCAAGCAGAAGGGTCGCGAAGAGCAGGCTGAAGCCGACGGTACCGAGGATGGTGACCGTGTGGCCAAGCTGCTCGGTGTGGTCACTGACGATCTGTACAAGAATCTGCTGAAGCCACGTATTAAGGTCGGTAACGAGTTCGTCACCAAGGGTCAGAACAAGGACCAGGTCACCAACTCGGTCGGTGCCCTCTGCAAGGGTATCTTCGATCGTGTCTTCAAATGGCTGGTCAAGAAGTGTAACGAGACTCTGGACACCAAGCAGAAGCGTGCTCAGTTCATTGGTGTGCTGGATATTGCTGGTTTCGAAATCTTCGAC TACAACGGTTTCGAGCAGCTCTGTATTAACTTCACCAACGAGAAGCTGCAGCAGTTCTTCAACCACCACATGTTCGTGCTGGAGCAGGAAGAATACAAGAAAGAGGGTATCAACTGGGCCTTCATCGATTTCGGTATGGACTTGCTGGCCTGTATCGAGCTGATCGAAAAG CCCATGGGTATCCTGTCGATTCTTGAGGAAGAGTCTATGTTCCCGAAGGCCACCGATCAGACCTTTGCTGAGAAGCTGATGACCAACCATCTGGGCAAGTCGGCTCCGTTCCAGAAGCCGCGCCCGCCGAAGCCAGGTTGCCAGGCCGGTCACTTCGCCATCGGTCACTACGCCGGTTGTGTGTCGTACAACATCACCGGATGGCTTGAGAAGAACAAGGATCCGCTGAACGACACTGTCGTCGATCAGTTCAAGAAGGGTACCAACGCCCTGGTCGTGGAGATCTTCGCTGATCACCCAGGCCAGTCGGCTGATCCAGCTGCCTCCAAGGGCGGTCGTGGCAAGAAGGGTGCCGGTTTCGCCACTGTCTCGTCCTCGTACAAGGAACAGCTGAACAACCTGATGACCACGCTGAAGTCTACTCAGCCTCACTTCGTCCGTTGTATCATTCCCAACGAAATGAAGACGGCCGGTGTCGTTGATGCTCACTTGGTCATGCACCAGCTGACTTGTAACGGTGTGCTTGAAGGTATCCGTATTTGCCGTAAGGGATTCCCCAACCGCATGATGTACCCTGACTTCAAGCTGCG ATACAAAATACTGTGCCCACACCTCATCAAAGAGCCATGCTCACCGGAAAAGGTAGCACAGATCGTGCTCGCCCACATACAGCTGCCGGAAGAGCAGTTCCGCATGGGCAAGACCAAG GTCTTCTTCCGTGCCGGTGTCCTGGGTCAGATGGAGGAGTTCCGTGATGAGCGCCTCAGCAAGATCATGTCCTGGATGCAGGCCTGGTGCCGTGGTTACCTGTCGCGTAAGGAGTTCAAGAAGATGCAGGAACAGCGCGTCTCCCTGGAGATCGTCCAGCGCAATCTGCGCAAGTACCTGAAGCTGCGTACCTGGGCCTGGTGGAAGCTGTGGCAGAAGGTCAAGCCGCTGCTTAACGTTTCCCGCGTTGAGGACCAGATCGCC AAACTGGAAGAGAAGGCCACCAAGGCACAGGAGGCcttcgagaaggaggagaagatgcGCAAGGAGCTCGAGGCTCTGAACAGCAAGCTGCTGGCTGAGAAGACCGCTCTCTTGGACTCGCTGTCCGGCGAGAAGGGTGCCCTCCAGGAATACCAGGAGAAGGCCGCCAAGCTGACCGCCCAGAAGAACGACCTGGAGAACCAGCTGCGC GACACCCAGGAGCGCCTGGCCCAAGAAGAGGATGCCCGCAACCAGCTCTTCCAGACTAAGAAGAAGCTGGAGCAGGAAATCGGAGGCCAGAAGAAGGATGCCGAGGATCTGGAGCTGCAGATCCAGAAGATCGAGCAGGACAAGGCCTCGAAGGATCACCAGATCCGCAACCTGAACGACGAGATCGCCCACCAGGATGAGCTGATCAACAAGTTgaacaaggagaagaagatgcagGGTGAGGTCAACCAGAAGACCGCCGAGGAGCTGCAGGCCGCCGAAGACAAGGTGAACCACCTGAACAAGGTGAAGGCCAAGCTGGAGCAGACTCTGGATGAGCTGGAGGATTCGCTCGAGCGCGAGAAGAAGCTGCGCGGTGATGTTGAGAAGGCGAAGCGCAAGGTTGAGGGTGACCTGAAGCTGACCCAGGAGGCCGTCGCCGATCTGGAGCGCAACAAGAAGGAGCTCGAGCAGACCGTCCTGCGCAAGGACAAGGAGATCTCGGCCCTGTCCGCCAAGCTGGAGGACGAGCAGTCGTTGGTCGGCAAGCTGCAGAAGCAGATCAAGGAGCTGCAGGCTCGCATtgaggagctggaggaggaggtcgagGCCGAGCGTCAGGCTCGCGCCAAGGCTGAGAAGCAGCGCGCTGATCTGGCCCGTGAGCTCGAGGAGCTGGGCGAGCGTCTGGAGGAGGCTGGCGGTGCCACCTCGGCCCAGATTGAGCTGAACAAGAAGCGTGAGGCTGAGCTGGCCAAGCTGCGCCGCGATCTGGAGGAGGCCAACATCCAGCATGAGGGCACTCTGGCTAACCTGCGCAAGAAGCACAACGATGCCGTCGCCGAGATGGCCGAGCAGGTCGATCAGCTGAACAAACTGAAGACCAA AGCGGAAAAAGAGCGAACGCAATACTTTGCTGAGTTGAACGATGCCCGCATCGGTTGCGATCAGCTTTCCAACGAAAAG GCCGCCCAGGAAAAGATCGccaagcagctgcagcatacTCTGAACGAAGTACAAAGCAAGTTGGACGAAACCAACCGCACGCTGAACGATTTCGATGCCTCCAAGAAGAAGCTGTCGATCGAGAACTCCGATCTGCTGCGCCAGCTGGAGGATGCCGAATCGCAGGTGTCGCAGCTGAGCAAGATCAAGATCTCGCTGACTCAGCAGCTGGAGGATACCAAGCGTCTGGCCGACGAGGAGGCCCGCGAGCGCGCCACGCTGCTGGGCAAGTTCCGCAACCTGGAGCACGACCTGGACAACCTGCGCGAGCAGGTTGAGGAGGAGGCCGAGGGCAAGGGTGACATTCAGCGCCAGCTCAGCAAGGCCAACGCCGAGGCCCAGCTGTGGCGCAGCAAGTACGAGTCGGAGGGCGTCGCCCGTGccgaggagctggaggaggcCAAGCGCAAGCTGCAGGCCCGtctggccgaggccgaggagaCGATCGAGTCGCTGAACCAGAAGTGCATCGCTCTGGAGAAGACGAAGCAGCGCCTGGCCACCGAGGTCGAGGATCTGCAGCTCGAGGTTGACCGTGCCTCGTCGATCGCCAACGCTgccgagaagaagcagaaggccTTCGACAAGATCATTGGCGAGTGGAAGCTGAAGGTCGATGATCTGGCCGCCGAGCTGGACGCTTCGCAGAAGGAGTGCCGCAACTACTCGACTGAGCTGTTCCGTCTGAAGGGTGCCTACGAGGAGGGCCAGGAGCAGCTGGAGGCTGTGCGCCGTGAGAACAAGAACCTGGCCGATGAGGTCAAGGATCTGCTGGACCAGATCGGTGAGGGTGGCCGCAACATTCACGAGATCGAGAAGTCGCGTAAGCGCCTGGAGGCCGAGAAGGACGAGCTGCAGGCTGCCCTGGAGGAGGCTGAGGCCGCtctggagcaggaggagaacaaGGTGCTGCGCGCACAGCTGGAGCTGTCGCAGGTGCGCCAGGAGATTGACCGCCGCAtccaggagaaggaagaggagttCGAGAACACCCGCAAGAACCACCAGCGCGCCCTGGACTCGATGCAGGCCTCGCTGGAAGCCGAAGCCAAGGGTAAGGCCGAGGCTCTGCgcatgaagaagaagctggaagCCGACATCAACGAGCTGGAAATCGCGCTGGACCATGCCAACAAG GCCAACGCTGAGGCCCAGAAGAACATCAAgcgctaccagcagcagctgaaggatGTCCAGAGCGCtctggaggaggagcagcgcGCCCGCGACGATGCCCGCGAACAGCTGGGTATCTCGGAGCGTCGTGCCAACGCCCTGCAGAACGAGCTGGAGGAGTCGCGCACCCTGCTGGAACAGGCCGACCGTGGCCGTCGCCAGGCCGAACAGGAGCTCAGCGATGCTCACGAGCAGCTGAACGAGGTGTCCGCCCAGAACGCGTCGATCGCCGCCGCCAAGAGGAAGCTCGAGTCTGAGCTGCAGACCCTGCACTCCGACCTGGATGAGCTGCTGAACGAGGCCAAGAACTCCGAGGAGAAGGCCAAGAAGGCCATGGTTGATGCCGCCCGCCTGGCCGATGAGCTGCGCGCCGAGCAGGACCATGCCCAGACCCAGGAGAAGCTGCGCAAGGCCCTGGAGCAGCAGATCAAGGAACTGCAGGTCCGCCTGGACGAGGCCGAATCGAACGCCCTCAAGGGAGGCAAGAAGGCCATCCAGAAGCTGGAACAGCGCGTCCGCGAGCTGGAGTCGGAGCTGGACAGCGAACAGAGACGACATGCCGATGCCCAGAAGAACCTGCGCAAGTCGGAGCGCCGCATCAAGGAGCTGACCTTCCAGTCGGAGGAGGACCGCAAGAACCACGAGCGCATGCAGGATCTGGTTGACAAGCTGCAGCAGAAGATCAAGACTTACAAGAGGCAGATCGAGGAGGCCGAGGAGATCGCCGCCCTCAACCTGGCCAAGTTCCGCAAGGCCCagcaggagctggaggaggcCGAGGAGCGCGCCGATATTGCCGAGCAAGCTGCCACCAAATTCCGTACCAAGGGAGGACGTGCCGGTTCCGTACAGCGTGGTGCTAGCCCAGCA CCCCAGAGACAGCCGTCTGCCATTCCTGCTCTTGCAGGACTGAACTTCCCCACATTCGACGATCACGGTTTCTAA